In Phycisphaerae bacterium, the following are encoded in one genomic region:
- a CDS encoding 9-O-acetylesterase: MGTMVRCGRMAFVVVLMLAGSAEAALRLGGLFSDHMVVQRGIAVPVWGWAEPGAKVIVEFAGRAADGQAGSDGRWRVTLAAMAAGGPFELVVRCGEEEVRVGDVLVGEVWIGSGQSNMAWPVWASANASEEAAAADWPRIRLYTVPQVPSAEPADDVKGAWALCTPETVPHFSAVLYYFGRELHRELDVPVGLINSSWGGTNAETWTPKEGFASDPALRPTYEQLRLDPKDAAAGRKVYMKALADWEEATDRSDTGNVGFEQGWAKPNLETGDWVAVTAPGQWQYYGDEWNFNGVVWFRREVTIPESWAGRELTLSLGAVDDFDTTYFNGERVGATGSETTSYWVAPREYRVPGRLVRPGRAVVAVRAFDHYGGGGFSGGEMKLVPVEGEEAAIDLTGTWLCKVERKLEPKRFDLGKPMDAGVPGAVNSPVSLYNGMIHPLAPYAIRGAIWYQGESNAGQGRYYTALMSGLIGGWRKVWGQGDFAFGVVQLANFQARAAEPGESGWARLREAQLKILDDVPNTGLAVAIDIGDAEDIHPKNKQEVGRRLGLWARAKVYGEEVAYSGPIYRSMEVRDGKAYLRFDHVDGGLAVRGEKLAGFAIAGPDQRFVWAEAAIEGDRVAVWSDQVSKPAAVRYGWADNPECNLYNEAGLPASPFRTDAW; encoded by the coding sequence ATGGGAACTATGGTGCGATGCGGACGGATGGCGTTTGTGGTGGTGTTGATGCTTGCGGGCAGTGCGGAGGCGGCGCTGCGTTTGGGTGGATTGTTCAGCGACCACATGGTGGTTCAGCGTGGGATCGCGGTTCCGGTGTGGGGTTGGGCGGAGCCGGGCGCGAAGGTCATCGTCGAGTTCGCTGGCCGAGCAGCCGATGGGCAGGCCGGTTCTGATGGGCGGTGGCGGGTGACGCTGGCGGCGATGGCGGCGGGCGGGCCGTTCGAGCTGGTGGTCCGGTGCGGCGAGGAGGAGGTTCGGGTCGGCGACGTGTTGGTGGGGGAGGTGTGGATCGGGTCGGGTCAGTCGAACATGGCGTGGCCGGTGTGGGCGTCGGCGAATGCGTCAGAGGAGGCTGCGGCGGCGGATTGGCCGCGGATTCGGCTGTATACGGTTCCGCAGGTTCCATCGGCTGAGCCGGCCGATGACGTGAAGGGGGCTTGGGCGCTTTGTACGCCGGAGACGGTTCCGCATTTTTCAGCCGTGTTGTACTATTTCGGGCGCGAGCTGCATCGCGAGCTAGACGTGCCGGTGGGATTGATCAACAGTTCGTGGGGCGGGACGAACGCGGAGACGTGGACGCCGAAGGAGGGGTTCGCGAGCGATCCGGCGCTTCGTCCGACGTACGAGCAACTGCGTCTTGATCCGAAGGACGCGGCGGCGGGGCGCAAGGTTTACATGAAGGCGCTGGCGGATTGGGAGGAGGCGACGGACCGAAGCGATACGGGCAACGTCGGTTTCGAGCAGGGCTGGGCCAAGCCAAACCTGGAGACTGGTGACTGGGTGGCGGTGACGGCTCCGGGTCAGTGGCAGTATTACGGGGACGAGTGGAATTTTAACGGGGTGGTGTGGTTTCGCCGCGAGGTTACGATCCCCGAGAGTTGGGCGGGACGGGAGTTGACGCTGAGCCTCGGCGCAGTGGATGACTTCGACACGACGTATTTCAACGGCGAGCGGGTCGGGGCGACGGGCAGCGAGACGACGAGCTATTGGGTGGCGCCGCGTGAGTATCGCGTACCGGGCCGGCTGGTACGGCCGGGTCGAGCGGTGGTGGCGGTGCGGGCGTTCGATCACTACGGGGGCGGCGGGTTTTCGGGCGGCGAGATGAAGCTGGTGCCGGTGGAGGGCGAGGAGGCGGCGATCGATTTGACCGGGACGTGGCTGTGCAAGGTGGAGCGGAAGCTTGAGCCGAAGCGGTTCGACCTGGGCAAGCCGATGGATGCGGGCGTTCCCGGGGCGGTCAACAGCCCGGTGTCGCTGTACAACGGGATGATCCATCCGCTGGCGCCGTATGCGATCCGCGGAGCGATCTGGTATCAGGGCGAGAGCAACGCGGGGCAAGGGCGTTACTATACGGCGTTGATGTCGGGTTTGATCGGCGGTTGGCGGAAGGTGTGGGGACAGGGGGATTTCGCGTTCGGCGTGGTGCAGTTGGCGAACTTCCAGGCGCGTGCGGCGGAGCCGGGCGAGAGCGGCTGGGCACGGCTTCGCGAGGCGCAGCTCAAGATTCTCGATGACGTGCCGAACACGGGGTTGGCGGTGGCGATCGACATCGGCGACGCGGAGGACATTCATCCAAAGAACAAGCAGGAGGTAGGCCGGCGGCTGGGGTTGTGGGCGCGGGCGAAGGTGTACGGCGAGGAGGTGGCGTACAGCGGGCCGATCTATCGTTCGATGGAGGTTCGCGACGGGAAGGCGTATTTGCGCTTCGACCACGTGGATGGCGGCTTGGCGGTTCGGGGCGAGAAGCTTGCCGGCTTTGCGATCGCGGGGCCGGATCAGCGGTTCGTGTGGGCGGAGGCGGCGATCGAGGGGGATCGGGTGGCGGTCTGGTCGGATCAGGTGTCCAAGCCGGCGGCGGTGCGTTACGGCTGGGCGGACAATCCGGAGTGCAACCTGTACAACGAGGCGGGGCTTCCGGCTTCGCCGTTCCGAACGGATGCGTGGTGA
- a CDS encoding exo-alpha-sialidase, whose translation MDTPVVKGSGIVYRNPKAFLRSVHAYFPSVVEVGPGQLLAAVVLGEAFESVDSRVVLVRSEDNGATWREQGRLRALRPGWSESCRLSRLSDGQIIALFPEYDRKDPEMGYTNPANMGFVPTRFLLYRSGDGGKTWTGGEAIAPPIEGPEFELCCPIAELSDGRLMLPTSTWRGWDGRCPNGMKAVALVSDDKGKSWPRYVDVMDGTSEQVIYWESKIVEMADGRLVAMAWTYDEGKGVDRNNSCAVSTDGGRSFGRPQLTDLQGQTPALLYLGGNRVFCAYRRMDKPGLWGATGEIGADGRWRTVRQDCLWNPLAGGVGGKQAETMVEAFHALKLGAPHFVELSNGEVLLTFWCVEDCVSNIRWVRLGQA comes from the coding sequence ATGGACACCCCCGTGGTCAAAGGCAGCGGCATCGTGTATCGGAATCCCAAGGCATTTCTCCGGTCGGTCCACGCGTACTTCCCGTCGGTGGTGGAGGTTGGGCCGGGACAGTTGCTGGCGGCGGTGGTATTGGGCGAGGCGTTTGAGAGCGTCGATTCGCGGGTGGTGCTGGTGCGGTCGGAGGATAACGGTGCGACGTGGCGGGAGCAGGGCCGGCTTCGGGCGTTGCGGCCGGGATGGTCGGAGAGCTGCCGGCTTTCGCGGCTTTCGGACGGTCAGATCATCGCACTGTTTCCGGAGTACGATCGGAAGGATCCGGAGATGGGGTACACCAATCCGGCGAACATGGGGTTTGTGCCGACGCGGTTTCTACTGTACCGCAGCGGCGACGGCGGAAAGACGTGGACGGGCGGCGAGGCGATCGCTCCGCCGATTGAGGGGCCGGAGTTCGAGCTGTGCTGTCCGATCGCGGAGCTTTCGGATGGGCGGCTGATGTTGCCGACGTCGACGTGGCGCGGGTGGGACGGCCGGTGTCCGAACGGGATGAAGGCGGTGGCGTTGGTTTCGGATGACAAGGGCAAGAGCTGGCCGCGGTATGTGGACGTGATGGACGGGACGTCGGAGCAGGTGATCTACTGGGAAAGCAAGATCGTGGAGATGGCGGACGGTCGGCTGGTGGCGATGGCGTGGACGTACGACGAGGGCAAGGGGGTGGATCGGAACAACAGCTGCGCGGTCAGCACGGACGGCGGCAGGAGTTTCGGTCGGCCGCAGTTGACCGATCTGCAGGGTCAGACGCCGGCGCTGCTGTATCTGGGCGGGAATCGGGTGTTCTGCGCGTACCGTCGGATGGACAAGCCGGGGCTTTGGGGCGCGACGGGTGAGATCGGTGCGGATGGGAGGTGGCGGACGGTCCGGCAGGACTGCCTGTGGAATCCGCTGGCGGGCGGTGTGGGCGGCAAGCAGGCGGAGACGATGGTGGAGGCGTTTCACGCGTTGAAGCTGGGGGCGCCGCATTTCGTGGAGCTTTCAAATGGCGAGGTTCTGCTGACGTTCTGGTGCGTGGAGGATTGCGTTTCGAACATTCGGTGGGTGCGTCTGGGACAGGCGTAG